One genomic segment of Arachis duranensis cultivar V14167 chromosome 4, aradu.V14167.gnm2.J7QH, whole genome shotgun sequence includes these proteins:
- the LOC107482336 gene encoding gluconokinase yields MPWLEIYKRARSLYSSFLILHLIYISCDLAGEVIVIMGVSGAGKTTVGQMLGKEMKYKYLDADDFHSETNKEKMGKGIPLTDEDRMPWLESLRDATKEHIVNGNGVILGCSALKKQYRETLRSSDPDYKLGSYETNAVSFVLLEAPAEVLSVRLNKRAAEGTHYMPASLLQSQLDLLKIDESEEILRVDATLSPQSIVKTIIISIFQFQDSFHSSQC; encoded by the exons ATGCCGTGGTTGGAGATTTATAAGCGC GCTCGCTCCCTCTATTCTTCGTTCTTGATTCTTCACTTGATATATATATCATGTGATTTGGCAGGTGAAGTTATCGTAATCATGGGTGTCAGCGGTGCCGGAAAAAC CACAGTAGGACAGATGCTGGGAAAAGAGATGAAATATAAGTATCTTGATGCTGATGATTTTCATTCTGAAACAAACAAAG AAAAGATGGGCAAGGGAATCCCACTCACTGATGAAGACAGGATGCCATGGCTTGAATCACTAAGAGATGCCACAAAAGAACACATAGTTAACGGAAATGGTGTGATTCTTGGGTGTTCTGCATTGAAGAAGCAATATAGAGAAACACTAAGATCAAGTGACCCTGATTACAAATTGGGAAGTTATGAAACAAATGCTGTTAGCTTTGTACTATTGGAAGCTCCTGCTGAGGTGCTAAGTGTTCGTTTAAATAAAAGAGCTGCAGAAGGGACACATTATATGCCGGCATCTCTTTTGCAATCTCAGTTGGATTTGCTTAAGATTGATGAATCTGAGGAAATACTTAGGGTTGATGCCACTTTAAGTCCTCAATCCATTGTCAAAACCATTATTATAAGCATTTTCCAATTTCAGGACTCTTTTCATTCATCACAATGTTGA
- the LOC107482402 gene encoding uncharacterized protein LOC107482402, translating to MSLRIKAVVDKFVQELKEALDADIQDRIMKEREMQSYIEEREREVAEREAAWKAELSRREAEIARQEARLKMERDNLEKEKSVLMGTASNQDNQDGALEITVSGEKYRCLRFAKAKK from the exons ATGTCTCTTCGTATAAAGGCTGTGGTAGATAAGTTTGTTCAAGAGTTGAAAGAAGCATTAGATGCTGATATTCAAGATAGGATCATGAAGGAGAGAGAGATGCAAAGTTATATTGAAGAGCGTGAGCGTGAAGTAGCAGAGCGTGAAGCTGCATGGAAGGCTGAACTTTCTCGTCGTGAG gCAGAGATTGCGCGTCAAGAGGCAAGGCTGAAGATGGAAAGAGACAAccttgagaaagaaaaaagtgtCTTAATGGGAACTGCCTCAAATCAAGATAACCAAGATGGAGCTCTTGAAATTACGGTGAGCGGCGAAAAGTACAGATGCCTTAGATTCGCCAAGGCAAAGAAATGA
- the LOC107482335 gene encoding serine/threonine-protein phosphatase 7 long form homolog, with the protein MLTCDYPVPPNRYNKRMEEHLRFTGFYHVAQIGVVKCQKALVNALDERWHPNTHIFYFPVGKCDVTLEDVAMILGLPTDGLPVTGMTLNSFKTLEAECLHQFEVAPKKSDRRGSCIKLTLLRDLKERLQLTDENSIHVYVKCHIMLLIGTILFGDKSGASVHWKFLPLLRDFASIGQYSWGSACIEHLYRALCRASRFDCKKIDGPLTLLLGWAWIRLPYLAPAPRESRSFSLANSHIKWCNWERGDRVYRYLKLAHLRKALDDLQEGQFVWVSSAVDCVDTNIIPADIYMHLVVWSATVPLVSFECIEWHATDRFRRQFDFVQGVPHQERNLDKAHGEVLTGPKNLNWDTATTHLFWVMQWTNRYNHVLTELPMAPQHPLDIYRYWYHSKYGYHLNLSDLVVQEDVEGN; encoded by the exons ATGTTGACATGTGATTATCCTGTCCCTCCGAATCGGTACAATAAGAGGATGGAGGAGCATTTACGATTTACTGGTTTTTACCATGTGGCTCAGATTGGAGTAGTCAAATGTCAGAAAGCACTGGTAAATGCTCTAGACGAAAGGTGGCACCCAAACACTCATATCTTTTACTTTCCGGTTGGTAAATGTGACGTGACACTAGAAGACGTGGCTATGATTCTCGGTCTTCCGACGGACGGTCTTCCAGTCACAGGGATGACTCTGAATAGTTTTAAAACCTTAGAGGCGGAGTGTCTGCACCAATTTGAGGTTGCACCAAAAAAGTCAGACCGTAGAGGAAGCTGCATAAAACTGACGTTGCTACGGGATTTAAAAGAACGGTTACAGTTGACTGATGAAAATAGTATACATGTGTACGTGAAGTGCCACATTATGTTGTTGATCGGTACGATCTTGTTTGGAGACAAGTCCGGGGCATCTGTGCACTGGAAGTTCCTGCCTCTGCTTCGTGATTTTGCTAGTATTGGACAATACAGTTGGGGATCAGCATGCATAGAACACCTGTACAGGGCGTTATGCAGGGCATCACGTTTTGACTGTAAAAAAATTGATGGTCCGCTAACACTTCTACTTGGTTGGGCTTGGATTCGCCTACCATATCTAGCACCGGCTCCTAGGGAATCCCGCAGTTTTTCGCTTGCAAACAG TCATATTAAGTGGTGTAACTGGGAGCGTGGAGACCGAGTCTATAGATATCTTAAGCTTGCTCACCTTAGGAAAGCCTTGGATGATCTTCAGGAAGGCCAG TTTGTGTGGGTTTCATCTGCTGTTGATTGCGTTGATACGAACATAATTCCTGCAGACATCTACATGCACTTGGTTGTGTGGAGTGCAACGGTGCCATTGGTGTCTTTTGAATGTATTGAATGGCATGCAACCGATAGGTTTAGACGACAGTTTGATTTCGTTCAGGGAGTTCCTCATCAGGAACGGAATCTAGACAAGGCACACGGAGAAGTCTTGACTGGTCCTAAGAATCTTAACTGGGACACAGCCACGACTCATTTATTTTGGGTGATGCAGTGGACAAACAGGTATAATCACGTTCTTACTGAGCTTCCCATGGCTCCACAGCATCCCTTAGATATTTACAGGTACTGGTACCATTCAAAATATGGCTATCACTTGAACTTGTCGGATCTTGTTGTTCAAGAGGATGTTGAGGGTAATTAg